The following is a genomic window from Mycoplasma bradburyae.
TATACTAAACAGGATTCTTAAATCCGAGTCTGTGTTTTATTCTATCTTCATTGTAATATTTAATATATTTATCTATAGTTCGTTTTAGTTCTGAATAACTATTGTAGGTTCTATCGTAATAAATTTCTTGCTTGAGAATAGCAAAAAAAATTCTCTATAAAAGCATTATCTAAACAATTATCTTTTCTAGATATGCTTTGAAAAATTTTAGCTTTTTTAGTTTCTCGGAATATCTCTTCATCTAATACGCCCAACTTAGATCTGAATGAAAGGTTCTACGATAAGAACAACCTCTGAAGTAACCTTAATCACCTTGTTCAATACATTCATTATGTTCTGTGAAGAAGGTTGTTTACTAATTGAATAACTGATAATTTCACCATTACACATATCGATAAATGGATCTGAATATAGTTTTTGAATGATCTTATTACCTTTCAAATCTGTTTCATAATACTTGAATTCTGTTGTGTCTATAGCTATTTTTGATCAAGAATGTTTGTTGAAAAACGTCTATTAATTCTGTTAGGCGCAATTTTTCCAACATTACCTTTATGTGAATAATATTTACGACTTTTTCTACTAAAAGTTGTTACTTGTAATCCAAGCTTTGAACTATTCGCTTAACCCTCTTTTTTTATTAATTCGCCGTCGTTTCTTAATTCTGCACATATCCTTTTATTTTATAACCATAAACCTTATGATTAGCGAGTATTTTTAGAATTTTTGTTCTATTTCTTCATCTTTATTAGATTTATTTTCATTATCTTTTCAATAAAAATAAGTAGATTTTGTTAGGTTAGAAATCTAGAGAAGGCGTTTTAATTTGTGTCTTTTTTAGACATTTACGATGCTAAGTACCTTTTTCATTTTCTTTTTGCATAGCATCCTTTCTCAATCTCCTTAAGACTTTTAAATAGTCTATTTCCAATCTAGCTAAGTAAAGTTTTCTCTTATAGAATTCAATTATTTTTTGTCAGACAAATCTGAAAGATCTTTCTCATTTAATTCATCATAATTTATTTTTCTTTTCTTGTTTTCAGATTTTTTCAAAGTGCATTTTCTATCCCGACTACCTTCAAGTAATCTTTGCGGTTTGCGCCTATTAAAATGATTAACTCATTGATAAAAGGTTGATGAACTATGAATTCTATACTCAAAGGATAGCTCTTGATAGGTGATATTCCTTGTTGAAACTGTATACAGTTTCTATAGAATGAACGGGTAGTGTATTTCTTGTTATTTCTTAGGTAATCAACGCCTAATCTTTTACAGATATTTACTCAGATATTTATTAACAATATCGATTTTAAATTAAACCGCTTTTATACTCGATAATATTTCAAATTTTGTTTTAAACATGTTTCCACTACTTTTTTCTTGAATCTGTAGCTGAATTTAACATAAAAAAATACCTCCGAAAAGTTTGTTATTCGGGGAGGGTACCTTCACCTTCTACTTAATATTCCTATGTTTATATTTTTTGTGTAGGTTAGATTTTATCGAAAGGAAAAAATTTGATATTATCATTTTTAATTTTCCCTTTATTCACTATTACCACTCTATGTTTTGCTCTAGTTATTGCAATATAAAATTTTGCTCTAGTTTGTTCTTTTAACTTATAGTTGACATCATTAATCCATTCATCAAAATCATTGGTTGTATATATTAATACACTCTCAAACTCTAACCCTTTCGACTCACCAAAGTTATATACAGGATATTTATCCGCAACCTTAACTTTTGCGCTAAATCGAAGTTGTACCGCATTATATTTCTGTAGATATAAAGATACATCTTTTTCGTCAATTTGAAAGACTCCTTCATCGTCTTTATCGCACTTGCGTTTCGATTCTACAGCCTTCATTTCGGGATACAATAAATTTGCTAATTGTGTTATTTGATCATTACATCTATGAGTGTTATTTAATGTAGTTTCATCTACTATAATATTACCCTTGCAATTATTATTGATGAATTCTTTTATCTTTCCGTTCTTATATTTAATATGCTTGCGCGTGTTATGTGTTGCAAATGCACATTGCCTCGGATCCCCTAGCATTACTACATCTACATTACTATCAATAAGTTTTTTTAGAACTTCATGGTCGTATCCAACTAAATCTTGAACTTCATCTACGTATATTTTGCTATAAATTTTCTTAATACGATTTATTACTTCTTCTCCATTTAACTCATTCAATAAACAAGCAAAATCAGAGATTTTTTCATTATGCAGCTTACCATTTTTTACATAATATTTAATGTCGTTTCTACTTAAAAATCTATTATTATCCTTATTATCAAGAATAATCCCTTTTATCTTACATTCTAATTTAATGCCTTGATATGGATAGATTCATTCGTTTAGCAAAAAACTCATCCAAGTGCATATAATAATATTCGAAGGTATGTAACCTAACTTTTTTTTAATTCTATCTCTTATTTGATTAGTATTATTTATTGTATAAGTTGTAATCAATACCTTTTCATTAGTATTAATAACCTCTTCTATTATTTTATGAGTTTTTCCAGCACCTGCAGCAGCAATATACAATCTACTAGACATATCTAATCATCTTTTTTACAAAGCAAGTCTATTGCATCATTAATATATTGGGGATAATTTATTTTTTCAGGATTGTTAAAGATGGCTAATGCTACAGATGTTTTATTATTTTTCATATATAAACAAAGATCGTCTTCATTTTCAAAATTTTTATCTAAAATTTTATTTAAACTATGAAGCGAATTAGCTCTTATTATACATGGTTCTAATGTATTATTGTTATAGTTCTCAATTTTTCCGTTGTAATCATGTTCTTCAATGTCGTAACATATATTTATAAACTCCTTTTGATTTTCATCTAAATATTCTTTAAAACTATTTTTTAAAGTTGACACTTTTCCATCGTTATCTTTTACAACGATAGTATTAATATTTAGTTTTTCAGCTATTTCAAGAAATCTTAAAAACGAAGTTCCTACCGAAATAATATCTATATTGTCATGTATTGGTAGTCTGTTAGTTCTATCTAAATAAGCTCGTTGCAAAACTAATTCATCTGAATCACCTTCAACTAAAACAACTTTTTTTGAAAGAATCATTCTCAAGGTATCGTATCCTGATATCTTTTTAAAAAAATCAAAAGTATCTTTTTTTAGACTGGAAAAGCTTGTTCACAAATTTTGATTTACCATAATTATTGAAGATAAACCTAACTTATTTGCTACAAAACTACTATGCGTAGTAATAAAAACTTGCTTCGAGTCCCTAGCTTGCTCAATATTATAAATGATTCTATTTAGATATGAATTTGACAGATGACATTCTGGTTCTTCAAACAATAATACTCTTTTTTTATCATCTATATTTTTTATAGCCAAATCAGTTTTCATCATACACTGATTTCCTTGACCTATATTGTCGTATATTACATCATCTAACTGCGTTGCAATATTGTTTCATCACGAATCGTTGTTACCGTAATTAACCGTTATAGAATAGTTGTTTCCGGTGCCTTCTCTTATCCTATTATTAATTTCATGAATATTAGATTCTTGTAAAAATCGATCATTAACTCGTCTATATACTTGCGATATATTTACAATATCGCTATCAGATAACATATTTTTAACTACGCTATCTACATACAAATTAGAGCCATTACGACTTGCATTAGCATTGATATATGAAGCTTTTAAGGGTATGCTTCTACTTGTAATAGTTTGTCTAGAAAAAGATTCTCAAGTAACAGTATAATATTCTAATGGTAACGAAATTAAATTTTTCTTATCTAACAAGGAATATTCTTTACCATAAGCTTCATCAAAATGAATAGATAGTTTTACACCAGGTTTATTTTTTAATTTTAATGAGTTATTATCACCTAAAAATTCAGGTATATCATCACTCAAATAAGCTTCTATTATAATTTCAGGTAGATCTGGCGATTTTTCATCAGAAACTTCATTAATATATTCTTTTACAACATCATTATTAAATAAGTATTGAGATATATTATTTTTGATGTTTTTACCTTTATAATAACCTGTTAAAACTAGATTAATTGCTTCTAAAATGGTTGTTTTTCCTGCCCCATTATTCCCAACCAATATGTTCATGTCTTTATTAAAATTGATTTCGAACCAATTTTTGTAACATTTAAAATTTTTAGTTCTTAGTTTATCTATTTGCAAAATATATACCTATATCTTTCGTAATTTTTAATGTTTTTATTTCCCTTTTATTAATCTATTTTATTAAATAGTTATTATCTATTTCGATAATAAATTTAATTCCGTTTATATTGAATTGGATATGAAACTTTTATGGAATGTTCTAATAAACATTCTGAGAAAATTTCAAAATTCCAATGATATATTGTT
Proteins encoded in this region:
- a CDS encoding IS3 family transposase, which codes for MFFAILKQEIYYDRTYNSYSELKRTIDKYIKYYNEDRIKHRLGFKNPV
- a CDS encoding UvrD-helicase domain-containing protein, with the translated sequence MSSRLYIAAAGAGKTHKIIEEVINTNEKVLITTYTINNTNQIRDRIKKKLGYIPSNIIICTWMSFLLNEWIYPYQGIKLECKIKGIILDNKDNNRFLSRNDIKYYVKNGKLHNEKISDFACLLNELNGEEVINRIKKIYSKIYVDEVQDLVGYDHEVLKKLIDSNVDVVMLGDPRQCAFATHNTRKHIKYKNGKIKEFINNNCKGNIIVDETTLNNTHRCNDQITQLANLLYPEMKAVESKRKCDKDDEGVFQIDEKDVSLYLQKYNAVQLRFSAKVKVADKYPVYNFGESKGLEFESVLIYTTNDFDEWINDVNYKLKEQTRAKFYIAITRAKHRVVIVNKGKIKNDNIKFFPFDKI
- a CDS encoding ATP-dependent nuclease: MQIDKLRTKNFKCYKNWFEINFNKDMNILVGNNGAGKTTILEAINLVLTGYYKGKNIKNNISQYLFNNDVVKEYINEVSDEKSPDLPEIIIEAYLSDDIPEFLGDNNSLKLKNKPGVKLSIHFDEAYGKEYSLLDKKNLISLPLEYYTVTWESFSRQTITSRSIPLKASYINANASRNGSNLYVDSVVKNMLSDSDIVNISQVYRRVNDRFLQESNIHEINNRIREGTGNNYSITVNYGNNDSWWNNIATQLDDVIYDNIGQGNQCMMKTDLAIKNIDDKKRVLLFEEPECHLSNSYLNRIIYNIEQARDSKQVFITTHSSFVANKLGLSSIIMVNQNLWTSFSSLKKDTFDFFKKISGYDTLRMILSKKVVLVEGDSDELVLQRAYLDRTNRLPIHDNIDIISVGTSFLRFLEIAEKLNINTIVVKDNDGKVSTLKNSFKEYLDENQKEFINICYDIEEHDYNGKIENYNNNTLEPCIIRANSLHSLNKILDKNFENEDDLCLYMKNNKTSVALAIFNNPEKINYPQYINDAIDLLCKKDD